In Lycium ferocissimum isolate CSIRO_LF1 chromosome 3, AGI_CSIRO_Lferr_CH_V1, whole genome shotgun sequence, the genomic window CCATCCTAAATCCGACACAATCTTTAACCCGACCGGCTTAAAATGGGTTTGCTATATAAGAGACGTAGTTAAATGTTATTAAGGGCATCTCTAATatttaaaatgagaaaagctGAAGAACAATCGTATTCTTTTAGTTAAATATTATTAAGGGGCATTTCTTATATAGTCAACCCATTTTAAGGGTGTCGAGTTGAGGATGAGTTGGGTactaaataaatctaaatatttatattatttttcaaaaaaattacagTTGTCACCtcattaaatatgtaaaagaaattatatttcCGACTATAATGACCATGGAAACAAACTACATAAATTTGGACGACCATGTGAGCCAACTAAGAAAAATTGGATGACTTATGGAAAATAGAATAAAGTTGAGTGAATATAGTGACCAATTACTATAAGTTGAGTGGTCATTTAGACATTCAACTCGCCTATTTGGttaatatttttgtactttctcattccataaataatattcaattcGCTATATACTCAATAAACAAACTCAGTTTCTTTTTAGTTCATGAGATTCTGTAATATGGATAATAGTTTGATCATGATAACCAAACAGaaaacataatcaagaaatattAATTCTTGATTTTAACAACACATGAGAAATCCTTCTCAAGaggataaaataaagaaaattaaacataAAACTGATCCACCATTTTCTTCCATGATTAATTTAATTTCATGGACACTTGTGTTCTCCTTGCCGGTTGTACCAATCATTGTAGCAAGAACAACAATCTCTTGGTTCCCCAGCAATTCCTGGTGGAACACATTGGCACCAATTACAACAATGGTTGCAGTAAAACAAACATCTTTTTTTGTGACCTTTAGCTGAGCATCTCTGAATGCATGCCTCTTCACATTCTgaaaaacacaaataaaatattttaaaaatttaatatagTCGGctgatgcatatatatatatatatatatatatataatttgtatataatcaatatataatttatgtatatcgGGTTGAAAAAGCAAACAATGAATTCAACCGACTATGTGTGTAGAGATTCATTTCTTTTAGggaaaaaaagatatatttacCTCTGTACTTTAAAAAATAGTGTATTTTTAACATCGTTGTACTTTTGCAAACAAAAACACCCTGGACGTCAAAAAAATCGTTAAAAATGACCATGTTGTTGGTCATGGACTCATGGTGGAAGGGCTTAACGGACAAAGGGGCCGTTTTAACAACTTCATTGACAACATAGGTATGTTTGTTCGCAACTTATAACACAGGTTAAATGAAAACTTTTTGTTTTGAAGTAAAGGGGTAAATCTGAACcttttccccatttttttttttttttaaattgcagATAACATGCAATCTATGTGTATTTAATACAAACTTATGAAAGACAAGCGAAATTTTTCAGCTTTTACAACATAAAACTGATAGACGAGTGTAGATTGTTCAGTTTATATAATATTAGGCTGGCAAAATTAGTTCATAAAAGCATAACCTGCCCCACTATCATTGATGATCATTGACCCAATTATTAGCTCAAACCtattttcaaattcataaaatgtTGGCGGGATATGCCCCAAATTGAATCACGAGAAATcttatcaaaatattttcaaaaagacaATTTTTTGACTTGATAGGTTATATATAGTgataacaaagaaagaaaatagttttattaggtactaaaaaattataaaaaaaacaaataaagaaattagaacttagtaagaattgggcgggttgggttatgacccgCCCTGCTAGAGCGGGTTAATAACCCCctcatttattaactcaacACATTTTGACTTGCCAAAATTCAGCCcaaacaacccccccccccccacctccCGCCCCCTcccccaacacacacacacttgacACCCTTATAATAACATGATCAAACCATGTAGGGCTGAGACACATTGAACCAAGTGACATACTTATACCATTTCACAtcgaaaaaattaattatacacACAGATAGATCGATACTACTtgaaaataatactaataactATCAATTTGGGAATGGGGAGTAAATCAATTAATTCAGCTATAGAACCTTGCAACTATATACTCAAATACATGTACCTCGCCAACACCATTGTTCATAAGGTATCCCAATTTTCAACCAATACAGATTTGTGATTCAATAGACATGTTAGAAGTAAAGAACTAATTTCCGAACAATTTCAACGTCCTTATTTTGAACTAATAAAAATGTGGATATGAAAAAAAGAACACAAAATGATAAAAAGAGGTACTTACTATCTTTAGGCACAGGACAAGTTGTTGGACCAACAGGGGGCTGAGCTTTTGACATTGAAGCCATGATGagcaaaaccaaaaaaatgtgAAGAAGCCTCATGTtagttttcaattttaattttatttctgaTAGCAATGAATCACTTAATagtgtattatatatataggcaaGATCAATTATAGTCACAATATTAAATGTGTAATCCATTTTAGATTATGCTGCCAATGTAGCATTTACTTAAGACTTATCTTAAATGCTTCACATTGTgaatttatgatttttattttatttattttaactaTAATAGAAGCGTGAGTTTAGGGACTGAGATCGACATGTGTGCTTAAATGCAATATATTTCGATTTTTAAGGGCAATTCAGACTTTTATGCTATACCTAATTAAAAGTGTCATTACAGCATCACTTGAAGAGCTACCGCATCATGTTTATGAAACAATTGCGCATGATATTGGAATACATTATTCAAGTTGTAGACCCCTGATAGCAAAATGTATAGATTTGGAAGAATCATTACCAACTAGACACAATCCTCTCTAAACTTAATGTCCATTTTAATTTTGGACTAATTGGCCCTTCCCTTGATCTCAATCTTTTGCTTGGAAGTTACACGAGTACTATTACAAGTCTACCATGTCCTACACTAAACATTTCAGACATAGATAAGTCCCATATGGTTGAAATTGCTGACAATGCCATGGAGGAATTATTTACGCTTTTACAAATTAATGAACCTAGATGCACTTAACATCGATAGCCATAACCAGATTTTTCTAAAGGCTAACAGTTAGTTGAAAAATTCAAATGTTCGTGTTGTCGCTTCCAGGGATTTAGGTGTTGTGATCATGAATGGTTTAGCATTAATCGACATGTTCCTGGACGTGGTTACTTATCTTCTCGCTGGACTTCTCtttatttagcttttaaataaCCTGATAGTGAACATTTTGCTctgttttcccctttttcataaGTTTGTAGAACAAATGGTGAAACTTTGTTTGTGTGGGTTAGTAGAAGAAATGGTACTATTTGCAGAAGACAAGCACAACCTAAATGTATTGATTCTCTGGTTCTCTCATTTCttccgtaaagtgatttataTTCCAAAATCGTAatgaaaaaatagttttatcaCTCTTTCTTCACATATAGAAGACATGTCATCTATCTAAACTCTAAAAAAGTCCTGAATGTAAGATCAAGAGTCCTCTTCATGGATTATCTCATCCTTACTTATCTTGACATGCCTTAAAGAAACTTGGTTACAAGTGATTTTTCTAGCATAAAAGAAACTTGGTTATAAGTGATTTTTTATAgcaaaaatattctcatctacTAGAAATAAGATTGTACATGTTGATTTGTTTACATTTTGCTATGCGGTAAACTGATAAGTATGTTCTTTGTTTATCCAGGATGTTCATGAGAAAGATGTTCCACATAGCACATTTAAGGAAAAGGTTCTTCTAATTATCAATGTTGCTTCTGGATGGTATACTCTGCTAGATATTTAGATTGTTTAATTTGGCTATGAAAGTTACTGGAAAATTATAAATCAGGTAAACTTTCTcagtgtgtgtgtgcatgtaaTTATATGGTAGTCATTTTAAGTGCAAAATAATACTTGAACATACATTTTACGagcatataaaattataaaagaactaGAAAAAATATCTTATTATACGTATTACTATAATATTCTTCTAATATCAAAACACTAAAATATTGTTAAAAATTCAACCTCAAATTCATGTGTTTCAATTAAAGGAGATTGAAGATGAATATGACGAAAAAGGTTCCGTGGCACTGATCAAATGGATATATTTTGCTGAAAAAGAGATTATACATAGTTAATTACATTACGACAAATCAGCTCATTTAGAATTAACAGTTTTcacataataaaaacaaaaatattatattattatcattagtgtataagaagatgaaaaattatataaatgaaatactaTCAAATAAGTTATGAAAGAATACCGCTAACATAATCATACGGTGTTTATATTATTTTGTCTTCTAAAAACTTTGATTTCTTATTCATTTTGCTCTGGATAAATAATTGTAATTATAATTGAGATTGAAATTCTGATAAATTATCAACTTTTTATTGGAaaattgtttaaattttttccatTCAGTATCCAGTTTTTTCTCTCTCAGATTCAGAGTATTGTCTAAGAATACACACAAGTACAAGTAAAGGAAAAAATCAGTTAACAAAATATATACCTTCACTAATACAATCTAATTTAATTATCATATACTAAACTGGCTATGATGACTTAAATAATATCCTATATATATTTGAGAAACTTGATAAAAAAACACATATTCTAGATTGTAATATGTTAATGTATAGATTTAAGTATTGTTAAGTACCTTCAATAGTTTACTTTGTTGTTACACAATGAATGGCAAGATTTAAGACGAATGTGAGATTCTCCTTATTGTTGATGTACTGGTAGTTTTCTACTGTGAACTTCCGTTGAGtattgttgatagatttttaGATTTTAAAAGAACTACTATGCGCATTCACTGACTGATGATTGCTGATAGAAATGTGAATCATTTTTATGATGTCATCCATGGTTTCAATTAAAGAATTTAATGACGAAAAAGGTTCCATGATTTTTAAACATCAGCTGGACAAAACATAATCTAgtgtttatacatatatttcttATTCATTTTGCCAAAAATGGGAAAATTGTTTATCTTTTCCATTCAGTATCCAACTCAGATTCATGAGTATTGTCTAAGGTTCCTTCAGTAATACAATCTAATTTCTTCCAAAAAGGCTCATAAAAGATGATTTCTATCTTATGATTTTGCATGCTTCCGTTGAATGTTGATAGATTTTTAGATTTTCCTTGCGCATTCACTGACTGATGATTGGTCATTTTTTCGTGTATGAATGACCTTCTGCCAAAGAGAGGCCAAAAAAAAAGATCCAGCATTGTAGCAGATACCAAAGGTACTAACTGCTAACCATCTGTCTTTACCCTGCAGAACGCATCAGAATACATAAGCTCTTGATACTCTTTCTCAACATcctgaaatttatttttgtcaTGTCTGAAACTACTCTTGAGTTCCTACATGCCCAGGGAGGTTTCTGAGACTGAAATATTTGTCGCATATTGCCTATCATTGTTGGAACGTGATATAGCTGGATGAAAATGGTAGGTATCATATAGCTTTGTATGTATactcagtggcggagccaagattttcactaagggggttcaaaaatataaaagagtaagaaacaaGGAAGCCAAGCAGAGGCGAATGGTAGGTATCATATAGCTTTGTATGTATACTCAGTGGCGGAACCAAGATTTTCACTaaaggggttcaaaaatataaaagagtaagaaataAGGAAGCCAAGCAGAGGCGAATCCAAGATTTAAACTCTATAtgttcaattttaaaatttttggcattgaaccaattatttttttaaagttatgggttcatatctactatttattacaatttcagtaattttttacacataaatttatactcgTGTCGAAAGTTTAGGGTTCTATTGAACCCCGAACTACAAGGCTAGATACGCCTCTGAAGCCAAGGGGGTTTAGCATctaatatttatacataaaaaaaaattaactttgtGTATGCATGGTTATTTTTCGCCGAAGggggttcgggtgaacaccACGCTACCACTTGGCTCTGCCCCTGTGTATACTGATTTATTAGTGATTTGTACTAGCTATAATgattaataagaaatatagagtacactttttttttttttgaatgaattGTGAACAGTGGTTTAGGATTGCATTGTGATACATAGTGCagccagtggcggagccaggattttgaCTGAGGGGGTTTAAAaagggttcaaaaatataaagaagtagacaaatgaagaaattgagggggttcaaaatctattatatatacgtaaaaaataattttcaccttgtATATACGgtgtaatttttcgccgagggggttcggatgaaacCCCTCAAGCCTTACTGGCTCCGCCTCTGCATGTGGCAACTCGGGTAATACCCTGTACTTGTCCAGTTTTATCATCCCGATGTTCATACTTACGAGTTTGCCAACTAAACCTCTCTACCTTTAAAAAATGAGCATTTTAAGCCCTTCTCATTtcgaaaaacaaaaacaaaatcaaaatctgGGGTTTGAACTAAAAGTCCATTAATTTAGTAACAAGTGAAGAAAACTGCTCTAATTTATTTCAAGTGATAAAACAATTGTACCTTTACAAGCGGTAACATCACCACGGATCTCACAGTATTTAAGAAGAAGATCAACAGCTTGATTAACATTAACACCAACATTAGGTAACAAAGTGGGATTTTCATAAAGAAGAGTGATGtatcaaatataattttaagtaataataaaaattaacttACTGATAATGATCATTTTCCTATCATTatttgaaaatagaaaaagtttTACGGAGCAAAGATTGAGCCTTAGTTTTGAATGGGTGTTTTTCCAAAACTTTGCTAGGTGTTCTCCTCACTGAAAACCTAAGATATACgaaaacaaagaagaatgaTTCAAAACACTAAAAGGGCTCAAAACACTAAAAGGGcttgctttctttcttaaaatgtactctaaaagaaaatatataacaTTTCCAAATAATATCTCTCACGTTTAATATAATTGCAAGGTATACATACTGACTAAGACACttctatttttcctttaaatacTGGATACATATTAGTTGAGGCACCATAAGGTGCATAGGTATAGAATGGGCATCAAGTACGAAGTAAGGAGTTGCATTGCACATTAGACATAATAAACCAACAGATATAGCAAGTTTATAAGTTTAACCAACTAGTGTATTACTATTTCCAGGAAATAACTTCAAATTCAAAGAAAATCTTAACCGGCTTGTTTATTTTCATGGTGACATTTGCCTGTTCTCTCACAATTGATAAAGGCATCTGAAGCATGAGAACCCGGTGAGAAGCATTACGAATCTCTTATTAAGAAActagttatacatatatagtcaTTTAGATGAGGACATAAGTGTTAGGGACGACCTACATGAGTTTAGAGCCGGATTcagaattttgagtttatgaattTTAATGTCTAGAAAATGCAGCTTAGCAGGTTCCGGTAAGCAGATTTCTTAACAAAAATACAGAATTTGGCCTAGCCAAAGCTATTGAGTTCTGCCAAACTAGTAGTTAGAACTCTAGTTCCGCCCCTGCACGATTAAAACAAAGATGCATAGATGAGGCTTTCAAAGAGTAATAGCTCATGATGTTAAATCTTTCTTTGGTACATTTTGTGTTTACATGTTCTTGCTGTCTAGTGCCAAGAATAATATGACTAGAAAAGAAAAGGCCCTTTCTAATAGTATTAATTAAAAACCGGCCACATTTCGCTTAACAAAACCCCACGAATACACCAAGAACATGCAAACACAAAGTATGCAAATCGTGAAACATTAAAATATCTCCTCATACTCATACATCAATTTAGTTCATCTCAGCATATAATACAATGCAAACTTCACAGAATACAAGTATGCAATCTGCCAATTCCCTAAATGATACTGAAGTAAAGAAATTCATCAACATTTCCCCAACACTTAACTAAGCAAGCACGAAAGAAGCAAAGAGCACGAGTAAGCTTGACATTCCAGTCCATGCGACCCTGCTCACTCCACTTGTATCTTTTGCAGCTGGTGTCATGTAAAAAATTCATCATGAGGACAATATTGTGAGCAAGAACGCAATGCAAATTAATGCCATCTTGAATCTACATTGCCTAGGAGATTAATTCTAAATGAGGAAAGAGATGGATGCATATAATTTAGACATAGACACTTCCGTGCTCCATTTGGCTAACCCTCCTGTCCAGTTCAGTGACTAGAAGTGCCTAAACAGGGTACCTTCCAGACATTACTTGTAAATTTAGGGATCATAAGTTGAGAAGCATAACAAATTTGTACATTGCACTTTTAACTGTATCAAAATTCTCGGAGTACCTAGGGCATATAAATttaaacggagtaaaatattACTTGGCGGAAGTTGTAATAATAaagatttaatttaaaaataaaatttaattataaaaaatttaaaaaatatttaaaaaatatgactCATAAATGGAAAACAGAAGAATTTAATAACacattatttcttgaaaatatattaattaataatcatatatttgtaagactattaaaaaaataattgatatatatttttcagaaatatttaaaattaattatccAACGACAAACTGCTCTGTGTAATACCATGGATTAGATGTTTGATAAAAAAACAAGCTTCTAAATATAATGAGAAGCATTATTCAAATGTATATAATCAAAAAGTCAGAAGAGTTTCATTTCCACCACAAATGACTTTATTTCCATTTCAACTCGTTCTTTTATGATACAGCTTGACTCCCTCAAATCAAGCTTCTCAAAGGTCAAAAGTTTTGGCCGAAGATCTAAGATTTAATTGAGCACCACTAAGAAATAGGACGGACTTCGGCTAAGTACTCCTAAAATCAATTAACGATTGTGTCTGAGGACAAAATGTAAAAGTATTTTGCAACTGTAGAGAAACTTGATTAAAACAGGAAGAACAAGgaactttgaaagaaaaaattaaacagAACACTTATTTGTATGAATTTAATTTCTCACCAGACATCATTCACTATTTTGTAAAAagtttcttttctctctctaaaactAAGTTGCAAATGAAGAGAGACAattctaaaaaagaaatttatgtCTCTGATATTAAATTTCACAATCAAAGAAAATCTCATTTCAGCACAGAATTAACAAAACATGTTGAGTGAATCAATAAGTCCAACATAAACATTCTTGTCGCACCACAAATTTACGGTACATCACAATCTACTCACATTCACGTTGTGCAAAAGGTACACAATATTATGTTTTGTCTCATTTCAAAAACCTTATACGACAAGTCACTCCGTGTAAACTGAAAACTTATTTAATAGTTGGAACAAGTCAAGGTATACAACTTTGCTGTAAAGTTTCAAAATTGGGGGCTCTGAGTTATTGAACAAGAACAACTATATCAAGTCAACCTTTGAATTTGTAATCTTGCTTTAACTTAAATATAACAAAGGTTGGCCAATAAAAGCAGAAATAATAAATTGTCAACGTCTTTATCAGATATACCATAGTTTCCCAGCAAATAAACATAAGTACAAGCACCTATGGATCACAATTCAGTAAATTTAAAGGAACAAGGTCCAATTGTTGCAGGAAACAGGATTCACTTAATCTCTCTTCCTATAAGATGTCTTGGTCTTCCACTCATCAAAAACTGCTCTGCAACATAAAGTGCCACCAACTTACAGAAGAAAAGCACCTAAAGAATCACTCAGTATATTCAAAGCAATTATCCTATGCAGGTAGGCTTTCATTTCCATTATTATCTCATGTTGTTCTCAATTCATAGTTTTTGGGGATCAATATTTATTCTACCCCAAAGTGTGATCAAAGATGTGGACAAAAATCTAGATTATTTGATCAccacaagaaaaaggaagatagACTTCAGCTTGGATAGTGTGTAAAAATCAAAGAAAGATTGTGGACTTAACATCAAAGGTTGCCACTTGTGGAATATTGCATTAAAACAGGAAGAACGCTTCTACTTTGCAATTGGCAAAAAAAGAACACTTATTTGTATGAATTTACATGGTGTGTCATGAGAGTAATGATAATATTTTGGTTCATCTCTCTCTCTAAGACTCTAAGTTGCAAATGAAGGAGACTAAATGCTTTTAAAGCTTTATGTCTCTGATATTAAATTTCACACAAGGGAATCTCATTTCAGCACAGAATTAACAAAACATGGGAACTGCATCTATAAACATTCTTGTCGCACCACAAATTTGGGAGATCAAAGAAGATTCAGTTGTGCAAAACGTACACAATATTATGTTTTGTCTCATTTCAAAAACCTAGGTATACGACAAGTCACTCCGTGTAAACTGAAAACTTATTAATAAACAGTGAAGGTATACAACTTTGCTGTAAACAAAATTGGGGGTTCTGAGTTATTGAACAAGAACAACTATATCAATGCATATATTTGAATTTGTGTCTTGCTTTAACTTAAATATAACAATGTTGGCCCATAAAAGCAATAAACTTAAATTGTCAACGTCTTTATCAGAATACAAGTGATAGCAAATAAACATAAGTACAAGCACCTATGGATCACAATTCAGTAAATTTAAAGGAACAGGTCCTTTGTTGCAATGATATATAATACTATATGGAAGTCTTCCTGTAAGATATCTTCGTCTTCCACTCTCATCAAACGAAGTGATCACAATAAATAAACTTACAGGATTTTGTAACATAGACTAGATATCACTCGGGTATTTCAAGAATTATCTATGCAGGTACTGCACATTGATTCAAAAGTTTTTCTTGTAATTCGTTGGTTTGTTGGAGGCTTAGTGCTATTAACACCCTTCCTGGAAGGTGGTTAATAGGATTAGATGTTCTTTAGGTGTAATGTTTTTTATGTTAATGGTAATATTTACATTTGTTACCAAAAAAGGTCCaataattaacaaaaataaaatcaaattgaTGCACACTCCcagatttttaattaatttacaaATATTAATTCAGTGAAAACAATGAGAGCAGCTGCTAcagacaaaaacaaaacaaaaaataaaatataaaaaataaaaaaattaatgctaAATCCAAAATGACAGCTACAAACAAAAATAGTTAAGCCCcaattatttttcaaagaaaattctgtccatttcccaaaattatttttccaagttGATTCCTCAAACATCACTAAATTAATAGTTATTATCTCATAGAAAGTtacttttttgttaaaaaaaattgtaactaAAAAGAAGGATGACTTTATGAGATACTCCCTccgtgaaggtgtttgactaacataaaattaaagaaataaaagaaattttttaaaacttatgatctaaaataaatattcgtttggtttgaaaaaaaaaaggttg contains:
- the LOC132051226 gene encoding protein RSI-1-like produces the protein MRLLHIFLVLLIMASMSKAQPPVGPTTCPVPKDKCEEACIQRCSAKGHKKRCLFYCNHCCNWCQCVPPGIAGEPRDCCSCYNDWYNRQGEHKCP